One part of the Arabidopsis thaliana chromosome 1 sequence genome encodes these proteins:
- the CLPP3 gene encoding CLP protease proteolytic subunit 3 (CLP protease proteolytic subunit 3 (CLPP3); FUNCTIONS IN: serine-type endopeptidase activity; INVOLVED IN: proteolysis; LOCATED IN: in 6 components; EXPRESSED IN: 23 plant structures; EXPRESSED DURING: 13 growth stages; CONTAINS InterPro DOMAIN/s: Peptidase S14, ClpP, active site (InterPro:IPR018215), Peptidase S14, ClpP (InterPro:IPR001907); BEST Arabidopsis thaliana protein match is: CLP protease P4 (TAIR:AT5G45390.1); Has 13369 Blast hits to 13367 proteins in 2989 species: Archae - 6; Bacteria - 8381; Metazoa - 147; Fungi - 79; Plants - 1070; Viruses - 92; Other Eukaryotes - 3594 (source: NCBI BLink).) — MEMSLRLASSSTSNPICLLNPGKNLNFPIRNHRIPKTSKPFCVRSSMSLSKPPRQTLSSNWDVSSFSIDSVAQSPSRLPSFEELDTTNMLLRQRIVFLGSQVDDMTADLVISQLLLLDAEDSERDITLFINSPGGSITAGMGIYDAMKQCKADVSTVCLGLAASMGAFLLASGSKGKRYCMPNSKVMIHQPLGTAGGKATEMSIRIREMMYHKIKLNKIFSRITGKPESEIESDTDRDNFLNPWEAKEYGLIDAVIDDGKPGLIAPIGDGTPPPKTKVWDLWKVEGTKKDNTNLPSERSMTQNGYAAIE; from the exons ATGGAGATGAGTTTGCGTCTCGCTTCATCTTCAACCTCAAACCCAATTTGTCTACTAAACCCTGGAAAAAACCTTAATTTCCCAATCCGAAACCATAGAATCCCTAAAACTTCGAAACCCTTTTGCGTTAGGTCTTCAATGAGCTTGTCTAAACCACCCAGACAAACCTTATCTAGTAACTGGGATGTATCTAGCTTCTCCATTGATTCCGTTGCTCAATCTCCTTCAAGACTCCCAAGTTTCGAAGAACTCGATACCACCAACATGTTGCTCCGTCAAAGAATCGTCTTTTTGGGTTCTCAG GTTGATGATATGACGGCGGATTTGGTTATAAGTCAGCTATTGTTACTAGATGCTGAGGACTCAGAAAGAGACATTACGCTTTTTATCAATTCACCCGGTGGATCTATTACTGCTG gGATGGGAATATATGATGCAATGAAACAATGTAAGGCGGATGTATCTACTGTTTGCTTAGGGTTAGCTGCATCTATGGGTgcgtttcttcttgcttctggTTCAAAAGGGAAACGGTATTGTATGCCTAACTCTAAAGTTATGATCCATCAGCCACTTGGTACTGCTGGAGGCAAA GCAACGGAAATGAGCATACGTATAAGAGAAATGATGTACCACAAGATTAAACTTAACAAAATCTTCTCTAGAATCACTGGGAAGCCTGAATCAGAG ATCGAAAGTGACACAGACCGTGATAACTTCTTGAATCCATGGGAGGCGAAAGAATATGGTTTGATCGACGCTGTAATCGATGATGGGAAACCGGGACTAATCGCTCCAATTGGAGATGGTACTCCTCCTCCTAAAACCAAAGTCTGGGATCTTTGGAAAGTCGAAGGAACCAAGAAAGACAACACTAACTTGCCATCTGAGCGCTCCATGACACAGAATGGTTATGCCGCCATTGAATAG
- the AR401 gene encoding S-adenosyl-L-methionine-dependent methyltransferases superfamily protein (AR401; LOCATED IN: cytosol, nucleus; EXPRESSED IN: 25 plant structures; EXPRESSED DURING: 15 growth stages; CONTAINS InterPro DOMAIN/s: Methyltransferase type 12 (InterPro:IPR013217); BEST Arabidopsis thaliana protein match is: S-adenosyl-L-methionine-dependent methyltransferases superfamily protein (TAIR:AT3G60910.1); Has 1054 Blast hits to 1053 proteins in 391 species: Archae - 16; Bacteria - 384; Metazoa - 157; Fungi - 144; Plants - 125; Viruses - 0; Other Eukaryotes - 228 (source: NCBI BLink).), with protein MAGIRLLPEEPETTPQQQARAAAAVTTTTTDSLASDDDRSIAADSWSIKSEYGSTLDDDQRHADAAEALSSANFRVSSDYSSDKEEPDADGGGQSMLGLQSYWDAAYSDELTNFREHGHAGEVWFGDDVMEIVTSWTKDLCVEISQRNMSVSENDVTTEVNDQADKYLSSWNVLDLGTGNGLLLHQLAKEGFSDLTGTDYSDGAVELAQHLSQRDGFPNIRFMVDDILDTKLEQQFKLVMDKGTLDAIGLHPDGPVKRVMYWDSVSKLVAPGGILVITSCNHTKDELVEEVENFNIRKSNLCRGDGNDANNVLSSGSEAASRIDQPPFEYLSHVRTYPTFMFSGSVGSRVATVAFLRK; from the exons ATGGCGGGAATCAGATTGCTACCGGAAGAACCTGAGACGACTCCTCAACAACAAGCCAGAGCCGCCGCCGCGGTGACAACGACAACAACGGATAGTTTGGCTTCCGATGACGATCGATCTATCGCGGCGGATTCGTGGTCGATCAAAAGTGAGTATGGAAGCACTCTCGATGACGATCAACGTCACGCCGATGCCGCCGAGGCTCTCTCGTCCGCTAACTTCCGTGTCTCTTCCGATTACAG TTCTGATAAGGAAGAGCCAGATGCTGATGGAGGAGGTCAATCAATGCTTGGTCTTCAAAGCTATTGGGATGCAGCGTATTCCGATGAGCTTACTAATTTCAGAGAGCATGGTCATGCTGGTGAAGTTTG GTTTGGAGATGATGTGATGGAGATTGTTACTTCTTGGACTAAAGACTTATGCGTTGAGATTTCTCAAAGAAACATGTCTGTTTCTGAAAACGATGTTACGACAGAGGTGAATGATCAGGCTGATAAGTATTTGTCTAGTTGGAATGTGCTTGATCTTGGTACTGGAAATGGCTTACTCCTTCATCAACTTGCTAAGGAAGG GTTCTCTGATTTAACCGGAACTGATTACAGTGACGGGGCTGTAGAACTCGCTCAACATCTTTCCCAACGTGATGGCTTTCCAAATATCCGTTTCATG GTTGATGATATCCTTGACACAAAATTGGAACAGCAGTTCAAGCTGGTAATGGACAAAGGAACTTTAGATGCTATTGGTTTGCATCCTGATGGCCCTGTCAAAAG AGTCATGTACTGGGATTCAGTGTCCAAGCTGGTTGCTCCTGGTGGAATATTG GTGATCACATCGTGTAACCACACAAAGGACGAACTGGTGGAAGAAGTAGAGAATTTCAACATCAGAAAATCCAACTTATGTAGAGGAGATGGAAATGACGCAAACAATGTACTTTCCTCTGGCTCTGAAGCTGCAAGCAGAATTGATCAACCTCCGTTTGAGTATCTCAGCCATGTTAGGACATACCCGACGTTCATGTTCAGTGGGTCTGTAGGATCGCGTGTGGCAACGGTTGCTTTTCTGCGGAAGTGA
- a CDS encoding S-adenosyl-L-methionine-dependent methyltransferases superfamily protein (S-adenosyl-L-methionine-dependent methyltransferases superfamily protein; FUNCTIONS IN: S-adenosylmethionine-dependent methyltransferase activity, methyltransferase activity; INVOLVED IN: biological_process unknown; LOCATED IN: cellular_component unknown; CONTAINS InterPro DOMAIN/s: SAM dependent carboxyl methyltransferase (InterPro:IPR005299); BEST Arabidopsis thaliana protein match is: S-adenosyl-L-methionine-dependent methyltransferases superfamily protein (TAIR:AT1G66700.1); Has 825 Blast hits to 821 proteins in 111 species: Archae - 0; Bacteria - 42; Metazoa - 7; Fungi - 5; Plants - 704; Viruses - 0; Other Eukaryotes - 67 (source: NCBI BLink).), translating to MTTTQDWIMIGGYGPESYNQQSSYQRALLEAAKDKMTEAISANLDLDLISNRFIVADFGCASGPNTFVAVQNIIDAVEEKYLRETGQNPEDNIEFQVLFNDLRINDFNTLFQTLPPGRRYFSAGVPGSFFNRVLPKQSFHIAVMSYAFLFTSKIPKGIMDRDSPLWNKDMQCTGFNPAVKKAYLEQYSIDTKNLLDARAEELMPGGLMLLLGSCMRDGVKMSETLKGTVMDFIGESLNDLAQKGVTEQEKVDTFKTSIYFAEQGEIRQIIEENGKFTIEAFEDIIHSKNEFPLDPKTLAISFKALYGAFISAHFGIEVMRKAFELVEVKAREQISRLHKVKPGMQYLIVLRKN from the exons ATGACTACTACTCAAGATTGGATCATGATTGGTGGATATGGCCCTGAAAGTTACAACCAACAGTCATCGTATCAG AGAGCTTTGTTGGAAGCGGCAAAGGACAAGATGACCGAGGCGATCTCCGCCAACCTCGACCTAGACTTGATTTCGAATCGCTTCATTGTAGCGGATTTCGGTTGTGCAAGTGGACCTAACACTTTTGTGGCAGTCCAAAACATAATAGATGCCGTGGAAGAGAAGTATCTTAGAGAAACCGGACAAAACCCGGAGGATAACATCGAGTTCCAAGTCCTCTTCAACGACTTAAGAATCAATGACTTCAACACTCTCTTCCAGACACTCCCTCCGGGGAGAAGATACTTTAGCGCCGGGGTTCCTGGTTCCTTCTTCAACCGTGTTCTTCCTAAGCAGAGTTTCCACATCGCAGTCATGAGTTACGCATTCCTTTTCACCTCCAAAATCCCCAAAGGGATCATGGACCGCGACTCTCCGTTGTGGAACAAAGACATGCAGTGCACCGGGTTCAACCCCGCTGTGAAGAAAGCCTATCTTGAGCAGTACTCTATTGACACCAAAAACCTTTTGGATGCTAGAGCTGAGGAGCTCATGCCCGGGGGATTGATGTTGCTTTTAGGATCGTGTATGAGAGACGGAGTTAAGATGTCCGAGACCCTTAAAGGAACAGTAATGGATTTTATTGGAGAATCTCTTAATGACCTTGCTCAAAAG gGTGTCACCGAACAGGAAAAGGTGGACACTTTCAAAACCTCAATCTACTTTGCAGAACAAGGCGAGATAAGGCAAATCATTGAGGAGAATGGGAAGTTCACAATCGAGGCTTTCGAGGATATCATTCACTCTAAGAATGAGTTTCCGCTAGACCCCAAGACATTGGCCATCTCCTTCAAGGCCTTATATGGTGCTTTTATATCCGCACATTTTGGAATCGAAGTCATGAGGAAAGCCTTTGAGCTTGTTGAGGTCAAGGCACGCGAACAGATTTCTCGCCTCCATAAGGTCAAACCCGGGATGCAATACCTCATCGTGCTTCGCAAGAACTGA
- the PXMT1 gene encoding S-adenosyl-L-methionine-dependent methyltransferases superfamily protein (PXMT1; CONTAINS InterPro DOMAIN/s: SAM dependent carboxyl methyltransferase (InterPro:IPR005299); BEST Arabidopsis thaliana protein match is: S-adenosyl-L-methionine-dependent methyltransferases superfamily protein (TAIR:AT1G66690.1); Has 857 Blast hits to 852 proteins in 114 species: Archae - 0; Bacteria - 51; Metazoa - 9; Fungi - 5; Plants - 706; Viruses - 0; Other Eukaryotes - 86 (source: NCBI BLink).) → MTTTPDWIMIGGDGPESYNQQSSYQRALLEATKDKMTKAISANLDLDLISNRFIVADFGCASGPNTFVAVQNIIDAVEEKYRRETGQNPADNIEFQVLFNDFSLNDFNTLFQTLPPGRRYFSAGVPGSFFERVLPKESFHIGVMSYAFHFTSKIPKGIMDRDSPLWNKDMQCTGFNPAVKKAYLDQYSIDTKILLDARAEELVPGGLMLLLGSCLRDGVKMSETPKGTVMDFIGESLSDLAKQGVTEQEKVDTFRTSIYFAEQGEIRQIIEENGKFTIEAFEDIIHAKNEFPFDPKTLAISFKAFYGAFISAHFGVEVMRKAFELVEVKAREQISRLHNSKPGMQYLIVLRKN, encoded by the exons aTGACTACTACTCCAGATTGGATCATGATTGGAGGAGACGGTCCTGAGAGTTATAACCAACAATCCTCGTATCAG AGAGCATTGTTGGAAGCGACAAAGGACAAGATGACCAAGGCGATCTCAGCCAATCTCGACCTAGACTTGATTTCGAATCGCTTCATTGTAGCGGATTTCGGTTGTGCAAGTGGACCTAACACTTTTGTGGCAGTTCAAAACATAATAGATGCGGTAGAAGAAAAGTACCGTAGAGAAACCGGACAAAACCCGGCAGATAACATCGAGTTCCAAGTCCTCTTCAATGATTTCAGCCTCAATGATTTCAACACTCTCTTCCAGACACTTCCACCCGGAAGAAGATACTTCAGCGCTGGAGTTCCTGGTTCCTTCTTCGAACGTGTTCTTCCTAAGGAGAGTTTCCACATCGGAGTCATGAGTTACGCGTTCCATTTCACCTCCAAAATCCCCAAAGGGATTATGGACCGCGACTCTCCCTTGTGGAACAAAGACATGCAGTGCACGGGGTTCAACCCCGCTGTCAAGAAAGCGTATCTTGACCAGTACTCTATCGACACCAAAATTCTTTTAGATGCTAGAGCTGAAGAGCTCGTGCCCGGGGGGTTGATGTTGCTTTTAGGATCGTGTCTAAGAGACGGAGTTAAGATGTCCGAGACCCCTAAAGGAACTGTAATGGATTTTATTGGAGAATCTCTTAGCGATCTTGCTAAACAG GGTGTCACCGAGCAAGAGAAGGTGGACACTTTCAGAACCTCAATTTACTTTGCAGAACAAGGTGAGATAAGGCAAATCATTGAGGAGAATGGGAAGTTCACAATCGAGGCTTTTGAAGATATCATTCACGCTAAAAACGAGTTTCCTTTTGACCCCAAGACATTGGCCATCTCTTTCAAGGCCTTCTATGGTGCTTTCATTTCCGCACATTTTGGAGTCGAAGTCATGAGGAAAGCCTTTGAGCTTGTTGAGGTCAAGGCACGCGAACAGATTTCTCGCCTCCATAACTCCAAACCCGGAATGCAGTACCTCATCGTGCTTCGCAAGAACTAA
- the PXMT1 gene encoding S-adenosyl-L-methionine-dependent methyltransferases superfamily protein (PXMT1; CONTAINS InterPro DOMAIN/s: SAM dependent carboxyl methyltransferase (InterPro:IPR005299); BEST Arabidopsis thaliana protein match is: S-adenosyl-L-methionine-dependent methyltransferases superfamily protein (TAIR:AT1G66690.1); Has 35333 Blast hits to 34131 proteins in 2444 species: Archae - 798; Bacteria - 22429; Metazoa - 974; Fungi - 991; Plants - 531; Viruses - 0; Other Eukaryotes - 9610 (source: NCBI BLink).): MTTTPDWIMIGGDGPESYNQQSSYQRALLEATKDKMTKAISANLDLDLISNRFIVADFGCASGPNTFVAVQNIIDAVEEKYRRETGQNPADNIEFQVLFNDFSLNDFNTLFQTLPPGRRYFSAGVPGSFFERVLPKESFHIGVMSYAFHFTSKIPKGIMDRDSPLWNKDMQCTGFNPAVKKAYLDQYSIDTKILLDARAEELVPGGLMLLLGSCLRDGVKMSETPKGTVMDFIGESLSDLAKQVHNLIVIVLYNCISTN; the protein is encoded by the exons aTGACTACTACTCCAGATTGGATCATGATTGGAGGAGACGGTCCTGAGAGTTATAACCAACAATCCTCGTATCAG AGAGCATTGTTGGAAGCGACAAAGGACAAGATGACCAAGGCGATCTCAGCCAATCTCGACCTAGACTTGATTTCGAATCGCTTCATTGTAGCGGATTTCGGTTGTGCAAGTGGACCTAACACTTTTGTGGCAGTTCAAAACATAATAGATGCGGTAGAAGAAAAGTACCGTAGAGAAACCGGACAAAACCCGGCAGATAACATCGAGTTCCAAGTCCTCTTCAATGATTTCAGCCTCAATGATTTCAACACTCTCTTCCAGACACTTCCACCCGGAAGAAGATACTTCAGCGCTGGAGTTCCTGGTTCCTTCTTCGAACGTGTTCTTCCTAAGGAGAGTTTCCACATCGGAGTCATGAGTTACGCGTTCCATTTCACCTCCAAAATCCCCAAAGGGATTATGGACCGCGACTCTCCCTTGTGGAACAAAGACATGCAGTGCACGGGGTTCAACCCCGCTGTCAAGAAAGCGTATCTTGACCAGTACTCTATCGACACCAAAATTCTTTTAGATGCTAGAGCTGAAGAGCTCGTGCCCGGGGGGTTGATGTTGCTTTTAGGATCGTGTCTAAGAGACGGAGTTAAGATGTCCGAGACCCCTAAAGGAACTGTAATGGATTTTATTGGAGAATCTCTTAGCGATCTTGCTAAACAGGTACATAATTTGATCGTTATAGTATTATACAACTGCATAAGTACTAActaa